Within the Pseudarthrobacter sp. W1I19 genome, the region CTGAAGGGCAGGGCAAACGCCACCTCGTCGACTTCCTGGAATCCCGCGTGCGCGTACAGCTGGTCTGCGATTTCGTCACTGGTGCCGATGAGATCCGGGGCGAAGAGCATGCCCTTTGGCCCCTGCGGCGCCCGGGTGCGGGGAGTGCGTTCATCAACGTAGCGCTGGTACTTCTCCCGCTGGGCCGCCGACGCCGAATCCGTGGGGATCACCACCAGGCCCTGCGACACGCGGGCCGGCCCCTGTCCTTGTGCCTTGGCTGCCTCCCGGAAGGCACGGATCTGCGATTGCTGGACGAGGGCAAAGTCCGGCTCCTGGTCCGCTTCGGGGAAGACCACGCTGCTGGAGAGCAGGTTGAAACCGTTTGCACCGGCCCAGACGGCCGACTTCGTGCTGCCCGCCCCGTACCAAAGCCGGTCCCGCAGCCCGGGAGAGTGCGGCTCCACGCGGATAGAAAATTCCTCGACCACACCTTGCTTGCCGGAAAAGTCCCGCACCGCCTCCCCTGCAATCAAACGGGCCAGCCGATCCATCCTGGCGTAGCTGAAGTCCTCCACGTCGGAGGAATCCGGGTACAGCTCGTGCTTCACCGTGTCGTAGTGCATCGGTTCCCCCACGCTCAGCCCAGGATTGATCCGTCCCCCGGCGAGCAGGTCCACGGTGGCCAGGTCCTCGGCCAGGCGCAACGGGTTTTCCCAGCCCAGCGGTGTCACGGCTGTGCCAAGTTCGATCCGGGAGGTGCGCTGGCTGGCTGCAGCCATCACCGCGATGGGTGAGGAGATGCCGAACTGCAGGTGGCGGTGGCGCAGCCAGGCACTGTCGAATCCGAGCCGCTCGCCAAGTTCGATGATCTCCAATGTCGATTGGTGGCCCGGTCCAGGTTCCGCCGGATCGAACAGGCCGATCGTAAGGAACCCAAGCTTGTGCAAGGGGCGTGCGGGGTGGGGCATGGGCTTCCTCCATGATCGGGCTGGGATGCTACCCAGAATATGTGCCAGGACCTGGGGGCGTTGGCAACCAGAAGAATCCCCGCCTCGTTGTCAGGGCAAGGCGGGGATCCATTCGTCGGCAGGTCCGCTTACTTGTTGGGCAGGCCTGCCGGGTTCAGCTCGGACTTCTGGACGGCCTCGGATGACAGGCCCCAGCGGTCCAGGATCTTGGCGTATGTGCCGTTTGCAATCAGTTCGTTCAGCGCTGCCCGGGCGGCGACGGCCAGGCCGTTGTCCTTCTTGGTGGTGAAGGCGATTTGCGCGGTCAGCGGCCAGCCACCGTTGAGGGTGCCCACCTGCTTGCTCTTGCCATCCAGCGCGGCCTTGTAGGCAGAACCGGCATTGGGTCCGAACGTCAGGTCCGCACGGCCGGACTGCAGGGCCAGCGTGGAGGCGGAGTCGTCGTCGTAATACTGGAACTCAACCGGCTTCAAGCCGTTCTTCTTGTTCTCCTCGTCCCAGCGCACCAGGATGGCTTCCTGGTTGGTGCCGGAGCCAACAATGACGCGCTTGCCCGCAACATCCTTGGCCTCCTTGATCTCACCGATGTCCGAATCACTCTTTGCGTAGAAGCCCAGCAGGTCGTTCCGGTAGGTGGCGAAGTCGAACTTCTCCTTTCGGGCTTCGGTGACGGTCACGTTGGACAGCACGGCCTCGTACTTGGCGGACTCGATGCCCAGCGGCCAGTCAGCCCAGGCCACGGGAAGGACCTCCACGTCCAGGCCCAGCGTCTCGCCCACCGCGTAGGCGATGTCCACCTCGCTGCCGATGAGGGTCTTGTTGTCCGTGGCAAAGGTGCTGAGCGGGGCCGTGCCGCCGGTGCTCACCACGGTGAGTTTGCCATCGGCTTTGATAGCTTCGGGGACCAGCTTGGCGGCCTCGGAGTCAACGGAGACCTCGAAGCGGTCCTGCTGCGGGGAGAGGTTAAACGTCTTGCCTGCCGCGGTGGTGGAGGATCCCGACGTCGGTGCTGTCGCCGCCGTCGCGCCCGGATCAGCGCAGGCTGCCAGCCCCAGCAGCGCGGTGATGGTGAGGGCCACGGCAGCAGCCGAATTCGCCTTGAGAATGGGCATTATTCCTCCTTGGAAGGTGGTAGCGGATGCAACGGATTTGCTCGTTGCAGCAACTATCCGGCAGCGTGAGCCGCCGAATCAAAGGCGCTGAAACCCGGAGATACGGGGAGTAACGGCAGGTCACCGGAGGACCGCGGCGGTCAGATTCGGAAGCGGATACTCGGGGGAGAACCAAGTAGTGCCCATCGCCGAGTGCTTCAGAAAACGAGTACTTAAGCGGAAAAGACAGGTGTGCGATTACGCGTGTGCCGGGCGGGCAGCGCGGCCTACGGTGGGTCCAGGCAGCGGCCCGGGCGGGCCGCTTATTGGTCTCAACAGGAGTTCACATGCGCACAGCAGCATCAAAGTCTGTCCTTTCCCGCCGTCTCGCCGCAGCTGTTGTGCTGCCCGGACTCCTCACCACCAGCCTTGTGCTGGTCCAGCCGGCGGTTGCAGCAGGAACAACGTCGAATTCTTCTGTCTGCAGCGGTGTGGTGAACCAGTTGGCACACCGCGGGGCTATCCAGGAAAACCTCCTGAAGAACGCGGCGAAAAGGAACGCCGACGCCATCGCCAAGCTGACGGCAGAGCGGGAGGCTTTGCAGTTAACAGCAAATTCACTGACTACCGCGATCGCCGACACCAACAAGGCCATTGCGGACATTGAGGCGCAGGACAAAGCATTGACCGATCAGGAATCCGTCCTTTCTGCTCAGGTCGCCGAACTTGAGAAGCAACAGGCCACGCAGCAGGCTGCTTTCGACGCCACCACGGCTGAGCTGGGCAAGCTCCAGGGGCAGAAGTCCGACGCCGTGGACGAGTTGGGACCCCTGCAGGAAAAGCTCGCGGCTGCCGAAGCGGCAAAGGCCGGCCTTCAAAGCCAAGCTGACGAGTTGGCCGCTGTTCAGGCCGCGAACACCGAGGCCCTCACCGCTGCCCAGGCCCAGCTGGACTCGCTGGAGCAGGCAGCTCAAAAGGCTGCTGGAGATCTTGCCGCCAAGAATGAGGAGATTCAGGTTGCCCAGCGAGAGCTGGAATCATTGACCACAAAAGCAGAGCAGGCAGCTGCCGCTGTCCGGGCCGCGGACCAGGACGTAAGTCAGGCCC harbors:
- a CDS encoding ABC transporter substrate-binding protein; the protein is MPILKANSAAAVALTITALLGLAACADPGATAATAPTSGSSTTAAGKTFNLSPQQDRFEVSVDSEAAKLVPEAIKADGKLTVVSTGGTAPLSTFATDNKTLIGSEVDIAYAVGETLGLDVEVLPVAWADWPLGIESAKYEAVLSNVTVTEARKEKFDFATYRNDLLGFYAKSDSDIGEIKEAKDVAGKRVIVGSGTNQEAILVRWDEENKKNGLKPVEFQYYDDDSASTLALQSGRADLTFGPNAGSAYKAALDGKSKQVGTLNGGWPLTAQIAFTTKKDNGLAVAARAALNELIANGTYAKILDRWGLSSEAVQKSELNPAGLPNK
- a CDS encoding LLM class flavin-dependent oxidoreductase, whose protein sequence is MPHPARPLHKLGFLTIGLFDPAEPGPGHQSTLEIIELGERLGFDSAWLRHRHLQFGISSPIAVMAAASQRTSRIELGTAVTPLGWENPLRLAEDLATVDLLAGGRINPGLSVGEPMHYDTVKHELYPDSSDVEDFSYARMDRLARLIAGEAVRDFSGKQGVVEEFSIRVEPHSPGLRDRLWYGAGSTKSAVWAGANGFNLLSSSVVFPEADQEPDFALVQQSQIRAFREAAKAQGQGPARVSQGLVVIPTDSASAAQREKYQRYVDERTPRTRAPQGPKGMLFAPDLIGTSDEIADQLYAHAGFQEVDEVAFALPFSFDHEDYVQILTDIAGSLGPALGWTPAEGPQ